GGTTTTGCTTTTGCCCGATTGTGGCTTGCGTAACAGGGAGGAACAATAAATGAAAATTCTGGTGATATCTGACATACATGGCAACATGGAAGCCCTTGAATCTGTCATGCAGGTTCCACATGATGAGGTGCTATGCCTGGGGGATCTTGTTGACTATGGCCCTTCACCTGTGGAAGTAATTGAATTTTTAAAATCACATAACATCCCGGTTATCAAAGGTAACCATGACAATGCAGTAGCCACAGGTCTTGAATGCGGCTGCAGTTATGAACTCAAGTACTTGTCCATTGCTACAAGGGATTATACAAGATCCGTAGTTGGAAAAGGCCACATAGATTTCCTGAAATTGTTGCCATCTGAAATAGAAAGGGAAATTAATGGAACAAAAGTTCATTTTACCCATGGAAGTCCTCGTTCTTTCTATGAATACATTCGTCCTGAAACTCCGGAAAATGAATTAAGGGAAATGACCGAGGAAATTGATGCGGATTTACTTTTTGTGGGACATACACATATTCCGTTTGAAAAGCAAGTTGGCGATCTTCGCATAGTCAATGTCGGTTCAGTTGGACAACCACGAAATGGTGATCCACGGGCAAGTTGTGTTCTTCTCGACACTGCTACGATGGAGATTGAATTCATAAAAACTGAATATAAATCCGACAAAACAATATCTGGAATAAGGGAGAAATTGCCTTATCCTGACGACCTTATCTCAATACTTAAAACCGGAAAAACAGACTATGCAAAACGAACCGGTGAAAAACCTGAATCGGAGGGAAATAATTGAAAATTGAAATACTCGGTACCGGGTGTGCCAAATGCAAAAAGACTCAAAAGAATGTTGAAGAAGCAGTTTCAGAAGCTGGTGTTGATGCTGAAATCATAAAAGTGGCAGACATCAACACAATAATGGATTATGGCGTAATGATAACTCCCGGTGTTGTGATTGATGGTGATGTCAAAGTAGCCGGTAAGATACCTTCTGTTGAGGAAGTCAAATCCTGGCTTGGCTAATCACTTCAATCAAGGAAAATAAGGGAATCGCCATTTTCTATTTTTGTGTCGGGTGAAGGATTAACCTGATTACTTCCATCTTTGTTTATTGCAAGCAGGATTACATTCCTGTCTCCTTTTAATTCAGTTGAGACTTCCCCGAATGATTTCCCTGCCATATCCGATGTAGCGAGGATTTCAACTATATCATGACCCTGTAGTGTACTGGTCACCTCTGTTATCAGATCCACAACTGCAGGTTCCAGAACTGCTGATGCAAGCAGTCTTCCTGTGACTGTATCAGTGTTTATAATCTGGTTTGCCCCAACAGTTTTGAGGGTGTTTGCTTTCTCTTCTGAAATAACAGTTGCAGTGATATTTACTTTTGGATTGAGCTCCCGCACCAGGGCGGTAACGAGAAGGGTAGTGCTATCGCTTTTCTCAGCGACTATTACATTAGCAGCCCTTTCAACTCCTGCCTGGATAAGAATCGCTTTGTTCTCCGGATTACCTTTTACGAAGTGTAATTTTTTATCAAAGGGATTTGCTTCATAGATATCAGTAACAAGGCAAATTTCAGAAGTATCCCTCATTTCTTCTATGATTGCTTTTATGATCTCATCCGAATCTCCAATCACAACTATGTGATCACTTTGTTTTGAATCAGTCATTCCTCTCACTTTCTGTTGTTGCATTTCATAAATAACGACTGCTACCGCCGGGAGCATAAGCACCCCTGCAATCATTGTTGGCATAAAAAGCAGGCGTGCAAGCGGTGAAGAGGGGGATACATCCCCAAAACCGACTGTGGTAACGGTTGCCACGGTCGCATATAATGAGTCCACAAAAGTCTTGCCGTCAAGGAAATAGAGTATTAGTAGCTGGGACAAAAATATTAAGAGAAAGGCCAGAAGCAGGTTTCTCTGGCTATTTTTTACGCCATCAATAACCTTTACAATTGATTTGCGCATTCTTCTTAATGGCCAGAGAACCATTTTTTCCTCCAATAGCCTTCCATTAAAGACAGTAGTTCAAAAAGTGTTTAGCATTTCGTGTTCCGGTATCCTTCAACAAGTTCAAGGTTTGCTTCAATAACGTTTTGCTTGAATTCAGACAGATCGCAAGTGAGTTCCGGTAGCCTTGCAGCCTCTTTTTCTGTAACAATTACAGCACCAATTGGCACATTTCTTCCGGATTCAATTGTAACTCCGTGGACTGTTGTGTTGTGCAATATTACTACATCGTCACCAATTTTACAATCGAAAACAACCGCACCAAACCCAATGAAACATCCCTTTCCAATTGTGCAGGGTCCATGGACAATGCATCCGTGTGCAAGAGATGTCTCTTTCCCGATAACAACTTCTGAACCGGAGATTCCATGTATTGTAACATTGTCTTGTACATTGCAGTTATCTTCAATCCTGATAGATGCATCAGGTTCATCTGCGCGTATTACGGCATTAGGTCCCACAAAAACTTCATTCCCTATATACACGTTACCAATAATGGTTGCTTTATCTGAAATCCAGGCACTTTCACTTATTTCAGGATGTTGTCCGGCAGGGTTTTGCAAAATTTCACCTCGTTGTCAATCTAGTTTACATCATAATGTTCTGCTGGCTATTTCTATTTGTTGTCTACACTTAATCTCTGAATGTTGATTTTGTGAACAAGCAACAGTGGAGAATGAATTGATTTGCATGGTCACATGTCATCAGTGTCACGAGATGGATTTGGCCCCTCGTAGTAATCCTGCTGACGTGCTGCCTTGTAGTACTTCCTGCAGGCCCTGAACCAAGCACATTCTCCTTTTTTATTCCTGATTTTTGTTTTTTCCGACGCCATAATTTCTCTCATGGTACAATTGTTGCAACTAGGATTAATAGTTCTCGGATAGAAGTTAATTTGTGTCAGCTTATAAGCATCTTAAAAGCTGACATTTGTCTGCTTTTTGTCAGACAAGCAAAGTTATGGTTTTATTCAATTTGAAATGTGCAGCCGGCCGCCAGAAGTTTTTCCCTGATTTTTTCATTTTCCTCCTCCGGAATACTGGCGTTAATCGTAACTGTGTCTGAAAAATCCTCACTTTTAATGCGACCAAACTCGATTACAAGCATTCTTATTTTTTGTGATTCGGAATATGTGGTGACAATTTTTAAATCAATAGTTTCGCATTTTTCCATGATTCCCGCATTTTCAATGGCTTCAATTGCAGCCTGCCTGTATGCTCTTGCCAGTCCTCCAAAGCCTAACTTTGTACCACCAAAATATCGTGTCACAACGACCACTACATCAGTCAGGTCTTTCATTTCAAGGACCTTGAAAACTGGTTTTCCGGAGCTTCCGGATGGTTCACCATCATCATTGAAATAGAGGGCAAGTTTTCCACCCGATGTGAACCTATAAGCTGGAACATTATGAGTTGCATCGGGATGGAGTTTCCTGATCTTTGCAATAAACTGCTTTGCTTCTTCTTCAGAATCTACATTTTTTGAATAAGCAATGAATTTAGAGCCTTTAACTTCTGTTACTGCTTCTCCTGCACCTTTGAGAGTTCTGTAGCTTGCCATTTTTCCATTTCCAAGGAAGTTGGCATAGGTAATATCAGTTTTCCATTGTCATTGCTTCTCGTTTCATTAAAAGAACTGCAACTAGAAATCCCATAAAATCTGAAATCGGGAACGATATCCATATGCCCATCAGACCGAAATACAACGGCAGTATAAGTATAAGGGGTGGGAGAAATATCAGTTGCCTTGAAAGAATCAGCAACAGTGATGCTCTTGATTTTCCCAGTGACTGCAGGAGTGCAGTTGCTACCACCTGTGCACCAATAAACGGCATCATGAGATAACAAATCTTAATTGCCGGCACCCCCATTTCAATAAGGGCTGGATCATGGCTGAAGATGCCAATAATTTGCTCCGGTATCAAAAAGACAATTACCATGCTCAGGAAGCAAAGTCCGGTAGCCATGTAAGCTGACAGGGTGATGGTTTCCCTGACTCGTGCAAAATTGCTGGCTCCATAGTTGTAACCGAAGATCGGCTGAATTGCCTGCTTAAGGCCGATTATCGGCATGAGAGTCAACATGAACACTTTGATTACAATGCCGAATACAGCAATTGCCAGATCTCCGCCGTAGAAGAGAATACTCTGGTTGAACAGCAGGAACAACAGGCTCTCAACAAGGTTGAACATGAATTCCGACAATCCGATGTAGCTGGATTCCTGAATTATAGCCGTGTCAGGCCAAAGGGTATTGAAAGAAAACGGAACTGTAGCTTTACCGGTGGCATAGTAATAGAACACCATCAAGGTGCCAACAATCTGGGAAATAACAGTTGCTATGGCTGCTCCCTTGATTCCCATTCCAAGTATAAAAATGAAGATCGGATCGAGAATGATGTTGGTGATGCTGGCTATGAGCAGCAACATCATTGCATATCTTGTATTTCCTTCAGCACGAATAGCGTTGCTCATTGTAGCGGAGAATGTAAAAAACACTGTCCCCAGGACAATGTAATACGTGTACTCGGCTGCAAAGGGCATTACGGTTTCAGATGCACCGAATAGTGAAAGCATTGGTTTCAGGAATAACAGGGCCAGCACAGTGAAAATGAGGCTTGTAACAGTGACCATTGAAGCCATGTTTCCAACGGTTTTTTCGGCATGCTTCCTGTTGTCTTTTCCCAGTGATCTCGAGACAATGGATGCTCCACCAATTCCCACACCAAGGGCAATTGCCATCATCAGCATCTGAACAGGAAATGCAACTGAGATTCCTGCAATCCCGAGAACACTTTGTTCTCCCAGCCCCCTGCCAACAAAAATAGTGTCAACAAGGTTGTATAGAGCCTGGACTACAAGCCCGATTATGGCAGGAGTTGCAAGCTTGACTATGAGATTGCCAATATTATCCTGACCCAGCAGTTCTGTATGTTGCATTTGCACTCTTCTGATTTGGTGATTTATTATAATGTTTCTGGAAGGAGAGATTCGAGTTTATTTATAAATAATATTTAATAATATTATGCGTCAATTTATCAGGTGTTAAAATATAAATTTACGAAAGTATTTATCTGATGCAGTCAAACTAGTTTTAACAATCGTGAGGGTGATTGAATGGAATTGACAAGCAAATTTAGAAATAATCGTAGATTTAAAAATCCAAAAAGTAACTTTTTTTTAAAATTGGCAATTGCTATTGAAATTGTGATTGTTTTATCTTTAAGCATAGGCTGTTCCCACGTCTTAGCTGATTCAGGTCCTGCATGGTTAAACACAACCCTGGACAATGTTTCATATACTGAACAGGAAGGATGGGTGAAAATAGATGCAGATGTAACGGTATTTTCCAATACTGATGATTTTTCAGAAGGGTATCTGGAAGTAAACATCACTGACGGCACAAGCTATGATGAATTTAGATTGGTTAGCAGTGGTCTTTTGACTGTCAGCGGAGATGCAGTTTCATGGGATGGTGAACGTGTGGGAACAATTCATAATACCAAAGATGGAAGCAATGGGGTTCTCCGTATTGATTTTAGTTCTTCTGCACCCCTTCCAAATGCTGATTTTGAAACTGGTGATCTTACTGGTTGGACAGTAAATGATACTTATCCCGGAGTAAATGGAACTGTACAGGCATGGGTTGAGAGTCCATTGGATGATCCCGATGTATCAACTGTAGATTCTGATCCAAGAATAGATGATCACAACTCTGTTTCACAATCTGCAACTGTTCAAAGCTCCACAATATATGAAGGAAGCTATGCCCTCAAGCTCACGATTGGAGGTAATATTTTAGAGGGATATGGTACTGCACATGGCCCTATGATCACCAGTTCGAGTTTTGCTGCTGCTGAAGGCGATAATTTGTCTCTTAATTGGAATGCTGTAGCCGGTGGCGATTGGTATGATGTCTATGGTTTTATTTTCAAGGACGCAAATGACGATGGTATATGGGACAATGGCGAAAATTATCAAAAACTTTTCCATGACGTTGGATCCACCACAGGCGGCTGGATAACAACTAATGCCACAGTTAATTCCAATGTAGCCGGGGAAAATGTACGATTTGTTTTCCTGAATGGAAATTATGACAAAACTGGTGGTCAGGGTATAGGTTCTGATCTTTATATTGACGGCATTGTGCTTGAGATCAATACTTCTACTGCAGTCAATAACAGTATCATGGAATCAGTCATTGAAAATATTGAATATAACAATACTTATGACAGTCCAATTCCTACAAAAACATATACGTTAACTCTAAAGGAAAGTAATGCAGGAACTGGATTTAATACAGGTTACATCAACATAACAACAGTAGATCCGATCCTTACACTTGGTAATATTGCAGATCTCACTATAGATTGGGGTATCATCTTAAATCTGAATCACTCAATAGCAGTATCAATTGATCCGGCGAATAATGCTGGGATAAATTATAATATTTCATGGATTACAGATTCGACTCCGGGAAATATGAATACTGGTGAGATTACTTGGTCCAATCAGACAATTTCAAACTCCACGGCTCAAGATATAACTGTTCTTGTAAATGCAAATACCACAACACCATTAGGAAATAATGATTCTGCAATCTTTCAGTTGAACATTACAAAGAGAGATATCAACATAACATCAGATCCGATTACCTCACAGAATGTCAATAGAAATGAACTTTTCTGGATAAATGGAAGTGCACAGGGTGAATACAGTGAGACTTTCCTTGGGAATGCTACCCTGACAAGAAATGGTGTTGCAATCGGCACACCAAAGACTGTAACTGATGGGAATGCAAGTTTCAATTGGACAGAGTCTTCTGGAGGAACCTATAATTTTGCAGTATTGTTCTACAACAGCAGCTATTATTTCAACACATCCACGAATAATTCGGTGGTAACAGTCCCCAGCCCTTCGTCCAGCAGCAGTTCCGGAAGTCGCGCTTATGTGGGACCCAGTCAACCTCCAGAGGAGGTAATGTCTACTGATTCCGCAATTAAACACGTAATTGCTGGTGACACTGTAGACTATGACTTTGGTGATGCGGAAGGTCCTGTTATCGGAATTAGTTTTGATGCCAAGGACGATAAAGGCGTAGTTGTTGCCAACGTTCAGGTACTTGAAAAGATGCCGGATGTTGTAACTGGATCTCCTGAAGGAGTAGTAGGTCCGGTGATGAGCATAACTGTTGGAAGTGAAGGTACCATTTCCCAGAAGAGTGCAGAAAATATACTCATTGAGTTTAAGGTTAGTTGGGAATGGATAAAAGAGAATAATATCGATCCTACCACGATACGCCTATCAAGATTCCATGATGGCAAATGGGAGGATCTTCCCACCACGCTTATGAGTGATAATGGTGAAATTCTTTATTTCACGGCCGAAACACCCGGTTTTTCGATTTTCTCTGTTGTTGGAGACAATATGGAAGAAGCAGCTGATGTAGAAATACCTGTAGCCGAAGAACCTGTTACTCCAGAAGAAGCTGAAGATTCTCCCGATGCTTCCGGGTTTACATCATTTATGGCAATTGGTATAGTTGGATTTGCTTTCCTGATGTACAGGAAAGTTAAGTGAGAAGAAAAGGCAGTATTGCTGCCTTTTCATATCTTTTTTAATCTATTTTTTCAATAAATGTTTGCTTACAGATTATCTTATCAGGCAAACATCAAAAGTAAAAATGGAAAAAGAAAGCTGCCAGAATAGCAGCTTTTAGTAAGTCACCATGTCACGGTGAGTGAATCCCTTTGAATAATCGAGGTAGTAACCTTCTACCGGATCAACCCTGAAGACAACTGAATCAGGTGTCTGTGGCATGTCCTTCATGAATGGAAATTTTTCTATCATTAACATGCCGAATTTTTCCATCTCAGAAGGATCTGTTACTAAAGTGGCTTTTCCCTGCATCTGCACGCCTGTTATTGTCATAACATCCACATCATCCTCATCAACGGTGTATGCAACGTTAGGATTGTTCATCATATCATCGGCTTTGTGTGTCTCTTTCGAGGTTCCAAAATAGACAGTTGTCCCATCTGCCACATATGCCATGGTGTGAACCATTGGTTTTCCTTCGGAATCCACGGTTCCAAGGTTTAACCATTTATGATCTTTCAAATAATCTTCTATTTTCTGCTTAATATCATCGGTCATCTTAAAACCCCTTAAATTGGTACAAATAATATGTTCTTGTAATAGAAATAGTTTCCAGTTTCATTATGCATGCGCATCTTTTCATTCTTTTTCCAGCAACTCAACTATTTCTTCCAGCATTTCGGGAATAGGTATGTCCTGAGGACAGCGTTCAGAGCATCTTCCACAGTTAATGCAATTGGAAGCCTTCCTATCATCTCCAACATGATTCCTGTACGCCCTTCGGGCTTTTTCGAGATCACCAAAAAGCATTGCATTATTCAGGTATTTGAAATTCAGTGGAATATTAACACCTGCAGGACATGGAAGGCAATATCTGCATCCTGTGCAATTGACTTTCAGTTTTTCTCGATAGACATCCCTGACGTTCGAAATGAGTTCGTGTTCAAAACCAGTAAGTGATTTTGGTTCCCCTTTCTCTGCTGTATGAATATTTTCCTTTAGCTGGGAAAGCGTTGTCATTCCGCTAAGTACTGTATTGATTTCAGGATGATCCCACAGGAATCTCAATCCCCATTCTGCAGGTGTTCTTTTAACAGGATTTTTGTCCCAGATGTCCAAAATTGTTTCAGGAACGTTTTCAGCAAGGCATCCGCCACGCAGGGGCTCCATTATCACGATTCCAAGACCCTTTTCAGCTGCATAAAGCAGACCTTCCTTTCCAGCCTGGTAATCGATATCAAGATAGTTGTATTGGATCTGGCAGATATCCCATGGGTAAGCATCCACGATTTCCCTGAACAATTCAACGTCATCATGGAAAGAAAAACCAACGTATCTTGCCTTTCCCTCTTTCTTAATGGTGTCAAGAAACTCAAACAATCCTGATTCTCTCAGTTCTTCCCAGAAATCGCTGTTCAGGGTATGTATAAGGTAGGCATCGACGTAATCGGTTTGTAGTTTTTCAAGTTGTTCTTCAAAAAAAGCATCCATATCTTCCCGACTTTCAATCAGCCAAGATGGCATTTTGGTTACCAGGAATACTTTCTCACGGTCACTTTCAGTAAGGACTTTCCCGAGAAAATCTTCACTTTTGCCTTCGTGATATGGATAGGCAGTATCAAAATAGTTAATTCCACTATCAATCGCATAACGGACGATCTCTTCGGCGGCTATTTCATCAATATTTGATGGATCGTCACCGAGGACTGGAAGCCTCATGCACCCGAGTCCAAGAATTGAGACTTTTTCACCTGTGTTTCCAAGATTACGATAAAGCATGGTAAACTGTATGTCTTGGGGTTAGTTTTTCAAAAGCATTAAGCGGATTTTTTCTTTTTCTGCTTTTTCTCTTTTTTAGGAAGGGAACTCACGTATGAATATGAGATATCCATCCATTTGTGCAATTCAATTTCATCATCATAGACAGAAGGCGGAAGAGCTGCATATTCCCTCATCCTGCGCCCATTGGGTGCGAAAGGTTCAGCTTCCTCATGCTCTTCATAGAGTTCTTGCTGGTCCTCTTCATTGAGCCTGAGCATTATTCCTTCTCCGTGTACTCCGCAAAACATGTTTCCGTTAACAAAATACACTGGATACCCGAACATTTTCCGGAATTCCACTTCGTAGTTTGCCACCGCCTCCTCCAGAATAGCAATATTTTCCTCGGATGCTTTTTCCCATGCCATGGTATATTGATTTGAAGACTAGGGGATAAATAGCTGTCTATGATTGCAACTTTCAAACACGAAAAAAAGAAATCGCTAACAATATTTAATTATACAAAAACGAAAAAACAAAAAGGATGCCTTCAAACATCCTTTTCCTCAATATTCTTCCTCGCTTTACAGAACAGCACGTTTTTCCCATTCCACATGTCTGACTCTGGTAACACATCATCAAAAACTTCGATGTTCTCAAAGCCTTCACCTTCCATTATCTTCTTCAAATCATCAGAAGCAAAGAAATGAGTCCAAAAGCGGTAGATGTCAAATTTATCAGATTCATCCATCACTATATGCTGGTACAATATCGCCTTTTCATCCGGGTAAAGGAATGAATCCGAAAGTGCCAGATATGGCCTGTCTTTCCAGAAGCCGTTCTCTTCCATCTCCCACGTTCTTGGAGCAACCTTAAGTTCGATGTTTTTGTCGCTCAATACATCAAAGATGAAGGCTCCACCTGGCTTTAAAGCTCGATTCACATTCTTGATGAGTATCTTTCTTTCATCTGGTTTCAGTACACCGAAGTCGGCAAATACCATCATTACAAGGTCGTATTTGTCCTCTTCTTTGAGCTCGAGATAGTTTAAGTTTTCATATTCAATATTCAGCTCTTTCTTCAAGGCTTCCTTTCTTGCATACTCAATAGAATTCTTCGAAAAATCGACACCTTTGACCTTATGTCCCCTTCCCGCCATGATCTCACAATACAGCCCCGGTCCACAGCCGAGATCGAGTATGTTCATCTTCTTTGCGTTGACCGAATTAAGTATCCAGTCAACCGTTATCTCAATACTTGGCCTTTTCCGGCTTGCCAGATCGATATCCGGATCAAGATGGATGTTCAACAACTGTTTCGAAATGTGGGCATCCGTCCACATAACTGCATTTCCTTCTGTGTATAACTGTGGTTTCTTTGTAAACTCTACAATTTCTGTAAAATTCATAAATGAGCCCTCCTTTCTGGATAAAAATCCGGGACTCCAAATCTTCGATTAACTACTAACAACTTTCAATAGAACAGGATGCTTAGTTGTTGTTCATCGAGACTAACAGGTTCTTCTATCTCATTAATAATTAACGGTGCATTACCACACTTAGTTTTGTGGAAAAATGGAATTGGATGCGATGTCTCCTCAATTCCCTTCCACCCACTCATCATTTACCAGCCTACCATCTTCAAAGGTAATGACCCTGTCAACATAGTCAACATGCCAGGGTTCATGGGTTACCATTACAATTGTCTGGCCATAGTTATCATTCAGATCCTTGAATACTTCAAGCACCTGCTTCGAATTTCTGGTATCAAGGTTTGCACAGGGTTCATCGGCAAACATGATATCGGGTTTTTTGGCAATAGCCCTTGCAATTGCTACTCTTTGCTTCTCTCCGCCTGACAACTCATCAGGTACACGGTCATGTTTGTCTTTCAGGCCAACCTTGTCCAGAGCTTCAAGTGCAATTTTATAGGATTCCTTTTTTGATTTTCCTTCCATCATGGAAAGCACGTAGACGTTTTCCGCAGCAGTCATTTCATTAATGAGTGCATAATCCTGGAAAACATAACCAACTTGTGTCAATCTGTAATAGCTCCTTTCTGCTTCAGGCAGGTTGGAAACCTGTAGACCCCGAATTGTATACTCCCCATCAGTTGCATCATCCAGTAGTGCCAGTATCCTCAAAAGGGTTGTTTTCCCGCTTCCGGATGCTCCCATAATGGCAACAAACTCCCCTTTCTTTATCTCAAATGACACATCATTGAGAGCCTTGACAGCAGTCTCCCCGGAACCATAACACCTTTTGAGGTTTTTCACGATTATCATATTATCTTCCCCATATGGCTTTGAGTATACTCTCTTTTGATACGCTCCATGCAGGAAGTGTACCGGCAATTACTGATAATGTTAGCATTGTAATTATGCTCTGGATAAGTAGCATGGGTTCAATCACCGGACTTATTTCCATAGTCTCATAGAATTTCACCGGGTTTGCCTGGAAGTATAGCATAAGGGAGAAATACAAAATCAATCCGGCAAGTATTCCCAGGGAGACATAGAACATGCTGAGGAAAGCATAAGACAACACTATTGATCTTGGGGTAATCCCTATTGCCTTCAAAATGCCTATTTCTTTTTTCCTGTTAAGTATGTTAATGTAGATTATGATCAGTATCAATGCTGCTCCAACTATCAATCCCACAAACTTTGACATTGTGTTCAGTGCACCAAGGCTTTGTAGTGCCTGCCTGATGAGTGTCTCGGATTTATCAGCCCATGTGAAAACCTGCTCATTCACCCCGGCATCCCTGATCTTGTCCTTAACCTGATCTTCACTTCCCGGTGGATTTACCCTTACAACTACGCTGGTAGCTTTACTCCCTTCCAGACCATATACTTCTTCTATCTCTTTGTAGTGCACAAGGGCATTAAGGTCAACAAGTTCAAAATTGCCTTCCATGATTCCTTTAACCTTGTAGGTCCTTTGAACACCGTTACTGTATGTAA
The window above is part of the Methanohalophilus levihalophilus genome. Proteins encoded here:
- a CDS encoding class I SAM-dependent methyltransferase yields the protein MNFTEIVEFTKKPQLYTEGNAVMWTDAHISKQLLNIHLDPDIDLASRKRPSIEITVDWILNSVNAKKMNILDLGCGPGLYCEIMAGRGHKVKGVDFSKNSIEYARKEALKKELNIEYENLNYLELKEEDKYDLVMMVFADFGVLKPDERKILIKNVNRALKPGGAFIFDVLSDKNIELKVAPRTWEMEENGFWKDRPYLALSDSFLYPDEKAILYQHIVMDESDKFDIYRFWTHFFASDDLKKIMEGEGFENIEVFDDVLPESDMWNGKNVLFCKARKNIEEKDV
- a CDS encoding ABC transporter ATP-binding protein, whose amino-acid sequence is MIIVKNLKRCYGSGETAVKALNDVSFEIKKGEFVAIMGASGSGKTTLLRILALLDDATDGEYTIRGLQVSNLPEAERSYYRLTQVGYVFQDYALINEMTAAENVYVLSMMEGKSKKESYKIALEALDKVGLKDKHDRVPDELSGGEKQRVAIARAIAKKPDIMFADEPCANLDTRNSKQVLEVFKDLNDNYGQTIVMVTHEPWHVDYVDRVITFEDGRLVNDEWVEGN
- a CDS encoding ABC transporter permease is translated as MIDDVRVGALIASSSIKRGNKKTLIFVVFVLSLIFMNLVFLPSMIGGMMVLFTGIMQDYPYGDIVIEPSGDNTYINDADSVLQKARAVEGVSAATKRLDVGASIEHKQNVVGVTITGLVPTEEYEISQYPYSIVEGDFLGELSRDEIILGAAIAGTSTTFGDIYDDLGEARVGSLVEVTYSNGVQRTYKVKGIMEGNFELVDLNALVHYKEIEEVYGLEGSKATSVVVRVNPPGSEDQVKDKIRDAGVNEQVFTWADKSETLIRQALQSLGALNTMSKFVGLIVGAALILIIIYINILNRKKEIGILKAIGITPRSIVLSYAFLSMFYVSLGILAGLILYFSLMLYFQANPVKFYETMEISPVIEPMLLIQSIITMLTLSVIAGTLPAWSVSKESILKAIWGR